A segment of the Brevibacterium zhoupengii genome:
CAGCGATGAGGCGATCGCGCAGCTCGGGGGTCAGGCCCTCCCAGTGGTCGGACGCTTCGTATCCAAGGTCATGCCAATCGCCGCCGGACTCGCGGTAGGCGATCGGGCGATTGGCCAGAGCTGAGTCATTGTCCTGAGCCAGGGGTGCTTCGATGCCTGCGTCGGTGCTGGACTCGTCCCTGGCCGATGAGACTGAGAAGAGAACAGCGGGCCCCGGTGCGGAAGTGACAATGGGATCGGCAACGGTGCCGACCGTCTGGGGCGGTCCCTGCGGAGTGAGAAGCAGCTTCGTCATGCCACCATCTTGCCCGGGCCAGAGCTGAGACGCGAACTTGTCTGCGCCTCTGCAACTCTCAAATGTCGGCGAGGAACCCACGAACCCGTTCGAGGAGCAGCGCCGTGGCCTTCGGATCGTAGGCATCGAGGGATGAGTCGAGGAACAGGTGTCCGTCGCCCGGGTAGACGAAAAGCTCCGCCGAGGAGGTCGAATCAGCGAGTTCTCGGGCTGAGGGCAGATCCTCCTGGAAGAACTCATCGTCTTCCTTGCCGTGGATCTGTACGCGCACGCTCGTGGGCCAGGCAGTCCCGAATTCGGAGATTGGGAGGCAGGCGGCGAAGAGAAGCGCGCCTCGGGCATCGTTGCTGGTTTGTGCGAGGTTTTGGGCGGTGGCAACTCCGAAGGAGATTCCTGCGTAGACGAATCCGCCGTCTGGTGTGGGGAGCGAGGCGGGGCCACGCTGGCGAATCGTGTCGAATCCAACCTCTCCGGCATAGGCGAATCCATCTTCGATGGACGCGAACGTGTGGCCTTCGAACATATCGGGAGCGTGCACAGTATGCCCGGAGGACCTCAGTTCCTCTGCGAACGCGGCGACTCCGTCGGTGAGCCCCTGGATGTGATGGAAGAGTGCGATCTCGGCCATGGCGATGAATCTCCATTGACTGCCTTCGGCGGATGCTCCGATTGTACGCAGGAGAGAGGAGAACGGCGAGAAGAAAAAGTCCCCCCAGTGGGACTCGAACCCACACTTGATCGATTTTAAGTCGACTGCCTCTGCCGATTGGGCTATAGGGGGATATGCGGGCCTTCGCCCGTTGTACAGACACTGCATTCACAGCGCCAGCACTCACTTTATAGCGTACCTGGGCCTGCCGCGATCCGAGACACGGCGACCTCGCCGACGCCGCGATCTGAGACACACCGACACGCCATTTGTGAGACGGCTAGTCTCAAACTCATGACCGAGAATCCGCCCAGCAGACAGGCCTGGGTGATCCTCGTCGTCGGAGTCCTCTCCCAGATGGCAGCCACTATCGCGATCACCGGTCCGGCCTTCCTGATCCCGTATATGCACTCCGATCTCGGATATACGCTGACTCAGGCCGGCACTGTGGCCGCGGCCCCGAGCTTCGGCCTCATCCTCACTCTCATCGCCTGGGGTGCCTTCGCCGACAGGTTCGGCGAACGCCTGGCCATGACCCTGGGCATCGCTCTGACTGCTCTGGCATCTGGAGTCGCCGTGGCCCTGGTCGGCTCACCGGTGTGGATGGTTCTCATCATCGCAGCCTCAGGCGCCGCCGCGGCCTCCGTGAACTCGGCCAGCGGGCGTGTGGTCATGGGCTGGTTTCCCCGCCACCGTCGCGGTCTGGCCATGGGGATCAGACAGATGTCGCAGCCCCTGGGCACGAGCGTCGCGGCACTGTCCGTCCCACCCATCGCCGCTGCCGGCGGGTTCAGCGCTTACCTGTGGTTCGTCGTCATCGTCACCGGGGTCATGGCCGTCATCTGCTTCGGACTCGTCAAAGACCCTCACCGCGCCGAGGCGGCTCCCAGCCCCGTACTCACGACCACCGGTGATGGACAGCCGGGTCCCACCTCGGCGACGGACAACCCCTACCGGATGGATTCGTTCCTCTGGCGAATCCACGCGGTCTCCGCGCTCCTCGTGATCCCGCAGTTCGCGTTCTCCACCTACGGCCTCATCTGGCTCATCGCGAACCAGCACATCAGCGTCGGCATCGCCGGCGGCATCGTCGCGGCCTCCCAGATCGTGGGAGCGATCGGGCGCCTCATCGTCGGCGGACTCTCCGACCGACTCGGCTCCCGGGTCGGACTGATGCGGGTCGTGGCGATCGCAGCGGTCGTCTTCGTTGCGGCGATCGCGCTGATCTCACTGACGCCGATGCCGATCGTGGCCACAGTGGTATTCATCCTGGCATCCACGATTTCCGTGGCCGACAACGGACTGGCCTTCGCCTCGGTCGCCGAGGCGGCTGGCCCTCACTGGTCAGGCAAGGCCATGGGCACGCAGAACACGGGACAGTTCGTCATGTCTGCGCTGTTGGGCCCGGGATTCGGTGCGCTCATCACGATCTTCGGCTATCCGCTGTCCTTCGCCTTCGTCGCCATCGCACCCCTGCTCAGCCTGGGAATCATCCCAAAACAGGACATTGATCGGATAACCTGATGTTCATCTTTGCTCAGTACTGTGCCTGAAGACTGGTGACGACCGCGACATGACGAGGCCAAGCCGCTGAAGAAGACGAAAGCTGTCGATGTGAAGGAGCGCCCGTGAACAACCTGCTCAATGAGAATCTGCGCGAATACATCGACAAGCTGCGAATCGAAGGCTACACGGTCGAGGACACTCACACCACGGACCCGCACCTCATCGACCCGATGGGCCGCGCAGTCGAGACCTGGCGTGAAGGCTACCCGTATCCGGAACTCATGGACCGGGAGGAATACGAGGTCGAGAAGTACCAGCTGCAGGTGGAGCTGCTGAAGTTCCAGTACTGGGGGCAGGATACCGACCGGAAGCACGTCATCGTCTTCGAAGGCCGTGACGCGGCGGGCAAGGGCGGGACGATCAAACGCTTCACCGAGCACCTCAACCCTCGTGCGGCTCGTGTCGTGGCTCTGAACAAGCCCTCGGACAAGGAAGCCGGGCAGTGGTACTTCCAGCGCTATATCAGCCACCTTCCGACCAGTGGTGAGATCGTCATGTTCGACCGCTCCTGGTACAACCGGGCCAACGTCGAACGCGTGATGAACTTCTGCACCGATTACGAGTATGAGACCTTCATGGGCCAGGCCCCGGTGTTCGAGAAGATGCTCATCGACTCCGGCATCCACGTCACCAAGCTCTGGTTCTCCGTGACGCAGCGCGAACAGCGGACGCGTTTCGCCATCCGCCAGATCGATCCGGTGCGACAGTGGAAGCTGTCTCCGATGGACCTCGAATCCCTGGATCGCTGGGACGACTACACTGCGGCGAAGGAAGAGATGTTCCGTCGCACGGACACCGATCACGCTCCCTGGATCACGATCAAGAGCAATGACAAGAAGCGGGCGCGACTCAATGCGCTGCGTTATTTCCTCAACCAGTTCGACTACGAGGACAAGGACACCTCGGTCGTCTACGAGCCCGACCCGATCATCGTGCGCCGCGGCCGCGATGCCGTCGACGACTGAGGTTCGCCGAGGCCGGGGATATTTCGACGCGGCCGAGAATCGAGCCGCTGGAATGAGAAATACTGCGGCCGGGTGGAAGGGGAAAGACCACCCGGCCGACAACCATGGAGCGGACAGAGTCCGCAGCATTCACTTGGGCATGAGACCCGTGTTGGGCATGATGCCTACGTTGAGCATGAGGCCCGCGGTGCTCAGGCTTCTCGCCGAGCCTTCTTCAGCGCGCGGCGCTTCTTGTGGCCTGCGAAGCTGAGCCAGAAGAGGACGATGGCCAGGAGCACGAAGAGTCCGCCTCCGGCGATGCCCGAGTCGACCCAGAACTGCGGTGGGAACAGGCGGATGAGGGAATCGTCGCTGTAGAACTCCCAGGTTCCATCGGAGAAGAAGATCTTGTGGAATCCGCGGAAGAAGGTGTCCCAGCCGAGGAACGCGAGCACTGCCGCGGCAGCCATGACGACGACGCTGATGATGGCGCCCAAGCGCAGTCCGACATGGATGCCCATCCCATGCCTGCGTGACATGTAGAGGCCGAAGAGCACGGCACCGATGAGGCCGATGAGCGCAATCAGGTAGAGCAGTGAGATGAGGCCCTTGACGTCGGCCATGTGGTTGAGCTCGTCGGAGATGAAGATGGGCTCGCCGTTGGGCATGATGACGTCGGCGAGATAGCGCCGGGAGTCGAGGTTGGCCAGGTAGTCGATGACGTAGGTGCCGTAGTGCTCGCGGTCGGCGGCGCTGAAGCCGAACTGGTCGGCTGGGAACCCGGGACGGAAGTACTCGAATTTGAGGAACAGGCCTGAGGCCACGAACCGCACGGCCAGGGCCAACAGGATGAACGGTGTGGCCAGGGTGATCCAGATGGTGCCGATGACATCGAGGACGCTGCGGCGTCGCTCGGGCACCTCGGGGTCATGAGGTTCGGTCGATGTCGCGGCATGAGTGACTGCTGCCCAATCGGCTTCGCTCATCACCGCGGTGCGCGAGTTTGCGGGAACCTCACGGGTCCTGGCGGTCTCGGCAGGGTTCGATGAGTGAGCGGGCGCAACGCGCACCGGTCCGGTCGAAGGCTTGGGCTCGTCCTTGGCGATCGGCTCCCTGATGGGGTCGAACGCCTCGGTGTCGGTTGAAGGATCATTCGCGGCCTCCAGCGGAGGCTCCGACTGCTTTTCGGCAGCACTACTGGATCCTGAACTCATCCGCCTGCTCAGGAGGTCTTCGGTCTCGTTCTTCTTGTCTCCAGCCACGTTCCCATTGTCATTGACCCGAGTGGGCAAGCAGGCTCCGACACGCCACAGACCCCCAGATCACCGAGGAGGCCGGGGCAGAGCGTCGGCCCGGCAGGACGGATTTTCGGCTCAGCCGATCACCCGTTCGCCTCGGCTGCTCAGCCCAGCAGGGCGGCGATGATGACCAAGGTCGGCACTGCCAGCACCGTGGTGATGAAGACCGCATCACGCATGAGTGCCTCGGACTGTCGATATTGCATGGAGTAGATATAGACGTTCTGGGCCGTCGGCAGGGCCGAGGTGACGACGATGGCGAAGAGCGCGATGCCCGAATATCCGAGCAGAGGGCCGCCGATGACCCAGGCCAGCACCGGTTGGATGACCTGTTTGGCGATCGTGATGTAGGTCAGCTGTTTTCTGGTGCCCGGTGCCGGCAGTGCCCAGCCGTCTTTGAGGGAGATGCCGAAGGCCAGCAGTGCTCCCGGAACTGCGGTGGCTCCGATCATGTCGATGGGTTCGAAGATGAAGCGTGGGAGTTCGAAACCGGTGGCCGAGGCGGCCACGCCTGCGGCCGCGCCGAGGACGATGGGGTTCTTGAGGATCTGGAGGACTCCCGAGTACCAGCGCTGATTGTGCTTCTTCTTCCCCGTAGCGTCGAGGACGGCCATGCCGATGGGCGCGAGGATGAGCAGCTGGAACAGCAGCACGGGAGCGACATATCCGATGTCGTGGAGGACGTAGGCTGCGATCGGGATGCCGAGGTTGCCGATGTTGACGTAGCTGACGGCCCAGGCCGAGAACATCGCCTCACCGGTGCTGCGTTTTCGGATGTAGCGAGTGAGGACGAACAGCAGCACACCCACGATGAGCGCGGACCCTCCCGTGGCCAGGAGGGCAGTGTTGAAGATCAGGCCCAGATCGGTGTCGGCGACCGTGACGTAGAGCAGGGTCGGTGTGCCGGCGTAGAAGACGAGCTTCGCGATGACCTGCTGCCCGTTGGGTCCCAGAACCTCGGATCTGCCCAGCACGAAACCGACCAGGATGACTCCTGCGATGACGGCGAAGCCTTCGAAAACAGCCAGCATGGGCTACCGGTGGTCCTCGCTTTCCGAGTCAGTGGGTGTCGGCCTCGGTCGAGGCAGACGGAAGTGGTCGAGCCAGTCCGTAGAGGCCGGTTCAGACTACTTCGGCGGAGTCGACGGCCACATATGCAGC
Coding sequences within it:
- a CDS encoding dienelactone hydrolase family protein; protein product: MAEIALFHHIQGLTDGVAAFAEELRSSGHTVHAPDMFEGHTFASIEDGFAYAGEVGFDTIRQRGPASLPTPDGGFVYAGISFGVATAQNLAQTSNDARGALLFAACLPISEFGTAWPTSVRVQIHGKEDDEFFQEDLPSARELADSTSSAELFVYPGDGHLFLDSSLDAYDPKATALLLERVRGFLADI
- a CDS encoding MFS transporter, with amino-acid sequence MTENPPSRQAWVILVVGVLSQMAATIAITGPAFLIPYMHSDLGYTLTQAGTVAAAPSFGLILTLIAWGAFADRFGERLAMTLGIALTALASGVAVALVGSPVWMVLIIAASGAAAASVNSASGRVVMGWFPRHRRGLAMGIRQMSQPLGTSVAALSVPPIAAAGGFSAYLWFVVIVTGVMAVICFGLVKDPHRAEAAPSPVLTTTGDGQPGPTSATDNPYRMDSFLWRIHAVSALLVIPQFAFSTYGLIWLIANQHISVGIAGGIVAASQIVGAIGRLIVGGLSDRLGSRVGLMRVVAIAAVVFVAAIALISLTPMPIVATVVFILASTISVADNGLAFASVAEAAGPHWSGKAMGTQNTGQFVMSALLGPGFGALITIFGYPLSFAFVAIAPLLSLGIIPKQDIDRIT
- the ppk2 gene encoding polyphosphate kinase 2, which encodes MNNLLNENLREYIDKLRIEGYTVEDTHTTDPHLIDPMGRAVETWREGYPYPELMDREEYEVEKYQLQVELLKFQYWGQDTDRKHVIVFEGRDAAGKGGTIKRFTEHLNPRAARVVALNKPSDKEAGQWYFQRYISHLPTSGEIVMFDRSWYNRANVERVMNFCTDYEYETFMGQAPVFEKMLIDSGIHVTKLWFSVTQREQRTRFAIRQIDPVRQWKLSPMDLESLDRWDDYTAAKEEMFRRTDTDHAPWITIKSNDKKRARLNALRYFLNQFDYEDKDTSVVYEPDPIIVRRGRDAVDD
- a CDS encoding TIGR01906 family membrane protein, whose translation is MAGDKKNETEDLLSRRMSSGSSSAAEKQSEPPLEAANDPSTDTEAFDPIREPIAKDEPKPSTGPVRVAPAHSSNPAETARTREVPANSRTAVMSEADWAAVTHAATSTEPHDPEVPERRRSVLDVIGTIWITLATPFILLALAVRFVASGLFLKFEYFRPGFPADQFGFSAADREHYGTYVIDYLANLDSRRYLADVIMPNGEPIFISDELNHMADVKGLISLLYLIALIGLIGAVLFGLYMSRRHGMGIHVGLRLGAIISVVVMAAAAVLAFLGWDTFFRGFHKIFFSDGTWEFYSDDSLIRLFPPQFWVDSGIAGGGLFVLLAIVLFWLSFAGHKKRRALKKARREA
- a CDS encoding AEC family transporter → MLAVFEGFAVIAGVILVGFVLGRSEVLGPNGQQVIAKLVFYAGTPTLLYVTVADTDLGLIFNTALLATGGSALIVGVLLFVLTRYIRKRSTGEAMFSAWAVSYVNIGNLGIPIAAYVLHDIGYVAPVLLFQLLILAPIGMAVLDATGKKKHNQRWYSGVLQILKNPIVLGAAAGVAASATGFELPRFIFEPIDMIGATAVPGALLAFGISLKDGWALPAPGTRKQLTYITIAKQVIQPVLAWVIGGPLLGYSGIALFAIVVTSALPTAQNVYIYSMQYRQSEALMRDAVFITTVLAVPTLVIIAALLG